From a region of the Bacillus alveayuensis genome:
- a CDS encoding benzil reductase ((S)-benzoin forming) (product_source=KO:K16216; cath_funfam=3.40.50.720; cog=COG1028; ko=KO:K16216; pfam=PF00106; superfamily=51735), which yields MNYYIITGASKGLGEAIVQSLFHEENAIIAISRTVNEKLLKEAHDNRVPLLFETEDLSVVEHLIPLMERVFQHIRLKDAQSITFIQNAGVIEPIKPVGKMDHTELVRSVNVNLLAPMILANQFVERTRSFAGKKVIVHVTSGAANRTVHGWSSYSSTKAGLERFTKTLAFEQKNESFPVQAIAFSPGIMDTDMQQTIRTSQVEDFNEVKTFQNYYEKGMLRSPQLVASKLLTLLQGNVESGKVYDIKSLLN from the coding sequence ATGAATTACTATATTATAACTGGTGCTTCGAAGGGATTGGGAGAGGCAATCGTACAGAGCTTATTTCATGAGGAGAATGCGATTATCGCTATTTCAAGAACCGTAAATGAAAAATTGTTAAAAGAAGCGCATGATAATCGGGTTCCGCTATTATTTGAAACGGAAGATTTATCAGTGGTAGAACATTTGATTCCTTTAATGGAAAGGGTTTTTCAACATATTCGCTTAAAGGATGCCCAATCTATTACATTCATTCAAAACGCAGGGGTAATCGAACCTATTAAGCCTGTCGGAAAAATGGATCATACAGAGCTAGTAAGAAGTGTAAATGTCAACCTATTAGCACCGATGATACTTGCTAATCAATTTGTAGAACGTACACGTTCTTTTGCTGGTAAGAAAGTCATCGTACATGTAACGTCAGGTGCTGCTAATCGTACCGTTCATGGCTGGAGCTCATATAGCAGTACGAAAGCAGGATTAGAAAGGTTTACGAAAACATTGGCTTTTGAGCAAAAAAATGAATCATTTCCAGTACAAGCTATCGCCTTCTCACCAGGGATCATGGATACAGACATGCAGCAAACGATTCGTACCTCACAAGTGGAAGATTTTAACGAAGTCAAAACATTCCAAAACTACTATGAAAAAGGGATGCTTCGCTCGCCACAGCTTGTCGCAAGTAAATTATTAACATTATTACAAGGAAATGTTGAAAGCGGGAAAGTATATGATATTAAATCTCTACTTAATTAA